A single window of Jiangella alkaliphila DNA harbors:
- a CDS encoding dihydrodipicolinate synthase family protein, which yields MGNTRGPAELTGRLRWSLVAAAATPMRADGSTDPDVCEAYFGQLVRGGAGGLAVAAHTGRGDRLSIATKAELVGRAAALDVPVLAGVGGSAEGPEHDLEWAARAGAAGADALLVFPPAEADPDAVVAHHQAVAQASGLPLVAFDLYTRPYPIETLGRVLDLPDVCAFKPARLHDAIACQETIAAARSRGLLVLTGEDRMLGASLMWGAEGALIGLAAAAVQITVAAVETFAAAVHTSNRDAAARFLEVSAIVDEVARVTFRPPYEGYVQRMLWLAADEGTVPAEFAVDPYRPGDLDDAERDEVVRVVRQCRDQVRR from the coding sequence GTGGGCAACACGCGAGGTCCGGCGGAGCTGACGGGACGGCTGCGGTGGTCGCTGGTGGCCGCCGCGGCCACGCCCATGCGGGCCGACGGCAGCACCGACCCCGACGTCTGTGAGGCGTACTTCGGCCAACTGGTCCGGGGTGGCGCCGGCGGGCTGGCCGTCGCCGCGCACACCGGGCGCGGCGACCGGCTGTCCATTGCCACCAAGGCCGAGCTGGTCGGCCGCGCCGCCGCGCTGGACGTCCCCGTCCTCGCCGGCGTGGGCGGCAGCGCCGAAGGTCCCGAGCACGACCTCGAGTGGGCGGCCAGGGCGGGCGCGGCCGGCGCCGACGCGCTGCTGGTGTTCCCGCCCGCCGAGGCCGACCCGGACGCCGTCGTCGCACACCATCAGGCGGTCGCACAGGCGTCCGGGCTGCCGCTGGTCGCGTTCGACCTCTATACCCGGCCGTACCCGATCGAGACGCTGGGCCGGGTGCTCGACCTCCCCGACGTGTGCGCGTTCAAGCCGGCCAGGCTGCACGACGCCATCGCCTGCCAGGAGACCATCGCGGCCGCCCGGTCGCGCGGCCTGCTGGTGCTGACCGGCGAGGACCGCATGCTCGGCGCGTCGCTCATGTGGGGCGCCGAGGGCGCGCTGATCGGGCTGGCGGCGGCCGCGGTGCAGATCACCGTCGCGGCGGTCGAGACGTTCGCGGCGGCGGTGCACACGTCGAACCGCGACGCCGCCGCCCGGTTCCTGGAGGTGTCCGCGATCGTCGACGAGGTGGCCCGGGTGACGTTCCGGCCGCCGTACGAGGGCTACGTCCAGCGCATGCTGTGGCTGGCCGCAGACGAGGGCACCGTGCCGGCCGAGTTCGCCGTCGACCCGTACCGGCCCGGCGACCTCGACGACGCCGAGCGCGACGAAGTGGTCCGGGTGGTGCGGCAGTGCCGCGACCAGGTGCGCCGCTGA
- a CDS encoding SMP-30/gluconolactonase/LRE family protein: MMRRLIAWLTVVLVAAATLSTSASAADYPSFKDLGAMPLDAVTAPGSGVGTGPNGEPWLYLVSSGSPAVLSVVDARDGSRVHQFPLPGASGSWAVEVAPNGDVYVGTYGEGRVYRYRPGAAAVENLGVAVPGETFVWSITTDENGVVYGGTGQSRANVFRYDPATGVTTNLGSLAPDADPLIVRGIAAAGGKVYAGTHAATTVVEIDPTTGERRDLGLPPGADPAAGVYDLDVRGRLLFARFSLSGSPEPLHVYDLDAGAWVQEIPDVHGLNLSPVAADGRTVYFVRDQTLHTYDLVDRTYAATALTGVSDVRGFGFVDLGDPDWPGDTLVGLSHIGGYFVYSPQTGRSELRTADAVAAPGPVRSIAEGPDGLLYVGTFLAGGLASYDPETGAKTQFAGEVSQAEGMVTHDGALYVGTYPWGDILRYDPDQPAEPGVNPRSVLRLYEDHGQSRPFALASAGDYLAIGTVAKNGSPGGGLTLLNTRTGKSWFTDVVPGHSVVALTYRDGILYGATSVYGGVGGPRPTETDAVVFAYDIEQRRKLWEVVPVPGEGAIGELAFDENGKLWSQTPVTVFRMDVETREVEATRTYEPYPWDTIAYAHVGSRVWFDPYVDQLYVVSQAKMFTIDPVTLDRARVFQPSSYGFLHNNGNVFIARDLKYWEYTPSARPAATAATATESVPAGRPQTVTFSGLGPGEEVELWLRPDARSLGTVRADATGTARLTFTVPLDRAGELTVEARRLSTRGVLSTSFQAAAPLCDVTVDGPHAVPLRAASGTTCLTGATVSGPVDVSPGAMLTVTDSTVSGPVRSTRAGGVVLSGATVSGPVTLTGSAGAVSITGSVVSGSVSLAGNTGGVRFAGNRVTGGLSCSGNDPAPVQDEPNDVTGPVRGQCSIGRP, encoded by the coding sequence ATGATGCGACGCTTGATCGCCTGGCTGACGGTGGTGCTGGTCGCGGCGGCCACGCTCTCGACCAGCGCGAGCGCGGCCGACTATCCGTCGTTCAAGGACCTCGGCGCGATGCCGCTGGACGCCGTCACCGCACCCGGCTCCGGCGTCGGCACCGGGCCGAACGGCGAGCCGTGGCTGTACCTGGTGTCGTCCGGCAGCCCGGCGGTGCTCAGCGTCGTCGACGCCCGCGACGGCAGCCGGGTGCACCAGTTCCCGCTGCCCGGGGCGTCCGGGTCGTGGGCGGTCGAGGTCGCCCCGAACGGTGACGTCTACGTCGGCACCTACGGCGAGGGCCGGGTGTACCGGTACCGGCCCGGCGCGGCCGCGGTCGAGAACCTCGGCGTGGCGGTGCCGGGCGAGACGTTCGTCTGGTCGATCACGACCGACGAGAACGGCGTCGTCTACGGCGGCACCGGGCAGTCGCGGGCGAACGTGTTCCGGTACGACCCGGCCACCGGCGTGACGACGAACCTCGGCTCGCTCGCGCCCGACGCCGATCCGCTGATCGTGCGCGGCATCGCCGCGGCCGGCGGCAAGGTCTACGCCGGCACGCACGCCGCCACGACCGTCGTCGAGATCGACCCGACCACGGGGGAGCGGCGCGACCTCGGGCTGCCGCCGGGCGCCGACCCGGCGGCCGGGGTGTACGACCTCGACGTCCGCGGCCGGCTGCTGTTCGCCCGGTTCAGCCTGTCCGGCTCGCCCGAACCGCTGCACGTCTACGACCTCGACGCGGGCGCCTGGGTGCAGGAGATCCCGGACGTCCATGGGCTGAACCTGTCGCCGGTCGCGGCGGACGGTCGCACCGTCTACTTCGTCCGCGACCAGACCCTGCACACGTACGACCTGGTGGACCGGACCTACGCGGCGACCGCCCTGACCGGGGTGAGCGACGTGCGGGGCTTCGGCTTCGTCGACCTCGGCGACCCGGACTGGCCCGGCGACACTCTCGTCGGGCTGAGCCACATCGGCGGCTACTTCGTCTACTCGCCGCAGACCGGGCGCTCGGAGCTGCGCACCGCGGACGCCGTCGCGGCGCCGGGCCCGGTCCGCTCGATCGCCGAAGGGCCGGACGGCCTGCTCTACGTCGGTACCTTCCTGGCCGGCGGGCTGGCCAGCTACGACCCGGAGACCGGCGCGAAGACCCAGTTCGCCGGCGAGGTCAGCCAGGCCGAGGGGATGGTCACCCACGACGGCGCCCTGTACGTCGGCACCTACCCGTGGGGCGACATCCTCCGCTACGACCCGGACCAGCCGGCCGAGCCGGGCGTCAACCCGAGGTCGGTGCTCAGGCTGTACGAGGACCACGGCCAGTCGCGGCCGTTCGCGCTGGCGTCGGCGGGCGACTACCTCGCCATCGGCACCGTCGCCAAGAACGGCTCGCCCGGCGGCGGACTGACGCTGCTGAACACGCGGACCGGCAAGTCCTGGTTCACCGACGTCGTGCCCGGCCACAGCGTCGTCGCGCTCACCTACCGCGACGGCATCCTGTACGGCGCCACGTCCGTCTACGGCGGCGTCGGCGGACCGCGGCCCACCGAGACCGACGCGGTGGTCTTCGCCTACGACATCGAGCAGCGGCGCAAGCTGTGGGAGGTCGTGCCCGTCCCCGGCGAGGGCGCCATCGGCGAGCTCGCCTTCGACGAGAACGGCAAGCTCTGGAGCCAGACGCCGGTGACGGTGTTCCGCATGGACGTCGAGACGCGGGAGGTCGAGGCGACGCGCACCTACGAGCCGTACCCGTGGGACACCATCGCGTACGCGCACGTCGGCTCGCGGGTCTGGTTCGACCCGTACGTCGACCAGCTCTACGTCGTCTCGCAGGCGAAGATGTTCACGATCGACCCGGTGACGCTGGACCGCGCCCGGGTGTTCCAGCCGTCCTCGTACGGCTTCCTGCACAACAACGGCAACGTGTTCATCGCCCGCGACCTGAAGTACTGGGAGTACACCCCGAGCGCCCGGCCCGCGGCGACCGCCGCCACCGCGACGGAATCCGTCCCCGCCGGGCGGCCGCAGACGGTCACCTTCTCCGGCCTCGGCCCGGGCGAGGAGGTCGAGCTGTGGCTGCGGCCGGACGCGCGGTCGCTCGGCACGGTGCGGGCCGACGCCACCGGCACGGCGCGGCTCACCTTCACCGTCCCGCTGGACCGCGCCGGCGAGCTGACCGTCGAGGCCCGCCGGCTCTCCACCCGGGGCGTGCTGAGCACGTCGTTCCAGGCCGCGGCGCCGCTGTGCGACGTCACGGTCGACGGTCCGCACGCCGTGCCGCTGCGCGCCGCGTCAGGCACCACCTGCCTGACCGGCGCGACGGTCTCGGGGCCGGTCGACGTGAGCCCGGGCGCGATGCTGACGGTCACCGACTCGACGGTGTCCGGCCCGGTGCGGTCCACCCGCGCCGGCGGCGTGGTGCTGTCCGGCGCGACGGTGTCCGGTCCGGTGACGCTGACCGGCAGCGCGGGCGCGGTGTCGATCACGGGGTCGGTGGTGAGCGGCTCGGTCTCGCTGGCCGGCAACACCGGCGGCGTCCGGTTCGCCGGGAACCGGGTCACCGGCGGGCTGTCCTGCTCGGGCAACGACCCGGCGCCGGTCCAGGACGAGCCGAACGACGTCACCGGACCCGTCCGCGGGCAGTGTTCCATTGGACGGCCGTGA
- a CDS encoding SMP-30/gluconolactonase/LRE family protein, which yields MKRLQLVAVAAALVLTSTVPMADAAAPPAPVVGAEESLGYPIEGRVLSQEQSQGVDAEGRPQAYWVTAGNEETPGMFQVTDLRSGDVVFAERLPAGINSWASTFSAADGTVYFGMTEGQLYSWTPGDDAVTALGVPFPGEGIWRLDAAPDGVVFGGTYPGGELFSYDPATGEFANHGQAVPGETYARTLEADEDGVWVGTQPRARLTQFDRATGEFAQVALPAQYATHEVVYDMTLAREYLLLRVQPSNDLLVYDTGSGEFVNIVPGISGRAMSAPDPAGKYVYFRIASVGVVAYDLDTHTYAPVGWGPNAFPGSWAWVDLDDPEFPGLSLAMTYYYGRIYVWNPETRATRYLGETDLQGAPNTITELGTGPDGAVYVGAFLSPPGMARFDPATGTTSLLAGAGQVEGFGTYGDHLVFGRYPNAGLLDFDTTRPWSMGTNPGPAAVIADEQDRPQAFAQVGDLMAVGSVPKSGRLGGALTLWNPATGAVVTHRNVVPDQSVVSLAERDGLLYGGTSVNGGYGIDPVATEAELFVADPASGDVLHSVVPVAGGRAVNGLTFDDDGTLWGVSDGTLFTYDPDARAVTRAEQLFPHSTGMYGQDRDLHFRDDGYLYVTSSGSLWRVDPEAWTVTELASSGVSSLAVDEAGNLYYARGAALYRWNFALRPQPVCDVTVTGPHAGPVTVRSGTTCLDGAAVSGPVQVSPGAVLVAEDSTVRGPVSAVGAGGVILDGVTVTGPVSVVGSVGGVWIVDTTVIGPLACSGNDPAPVLENVDVTGPVAGQCREA from the coding sequence TTGAAGAGGCTGCAGCTGGTGGCGGTCGCCGCCGCGCTCGTCCTGACGTCGACGGTGCCGATGGCGGACGCCGCCGCACCCCCGGCTCCGGTCGTCGGGGCCGAGGAGTCCCTCGGGTATCCGATCGAGGGGCGGGTGCTGTCGCAGGAACAGTCCCAGGGGGTCGACGCCGAGGGGCGGCCGCAGGCGTACTGGGTGACCGCGGGCAACGAGGAGACCCCGGGCATGTTCCAGGTGACCGACCTGCGCAGCGGCGACGTCGTGTTCGCCGAGCGGCTGCCGGCCGGCATCAACAGCTGGGCCAGCACGTTCAGCGCCGCGGACGGCACCGTCTACTTCGGCATGACGGAGGGGCAGCTCTACTCGTGGACGCCGGGCGACGACGCGGTGACGGCGCTGGGCGTGCCGTTCCCCGGCGAGGGGATCTGGCGGCTGGACGCGGCACCCGACGGTGTCGTCTTCGGCGGCACCTACCCGGGCGGCGAGCTGTTCTCGTACGACCCGGCCACCGGCGAGTTCGCCAACCACGGCCAGGCGGTGCCGGGGGAGACCTACGCCCGCACGCTCGAGGCGGACGAGGACGGCGTCTGGGTCGGCACCCAGCCGCGGGCGCGGCTGACCCAGTTCGACCGCGCGACCGGTGAGTTCGCCCAGGTCGCGCTGCCGGCGCAGTACGCGACCCATGAGGTCGTCTACGACATGACGCTGGCCCGCGAGTACCTGCTGCTGCGCGTTCAGCCGTCGAACGACCTGCTGGTCTACGACACCGGCAGCGGCGAGTTCGTGAACATCGTCCCGGGCATCTCCGGCCGCGCCATGTCCGCGCCGGACCCGGCCGGCAAGTACGTCTACTTCCGCATCGCCTCCGTGGGCGTGGTCGCCTACGACCTGGACACCCACACGTACGCGCCGGTCGGCTGGGGGCCCAACGCGTTCCCGGGCAGCTGGGCGTGGGTCGACCTCGACGATCCGGAGTTCCCGGGCCTGTCGCTGGCGATGACGTATTACTACGGGCGCATCTACGTCTGGAACCCGGAGACAAGGGCCACCCGATACCTCGGCGAGACTGACCTGCAGGGTGCGCCGAACACCATCACCGAGCTGGGCACCGGCCCGGACGGCGCCGTCTACGTGGGCGCGTTCCTGTCGCCGCCGGGGATGGCCCGGTTCGACCCCGCCACCGGCACGACGAGCCTGCTGGCCGGCGCCGGTCAGGTCGAGGGGTTCGGCACGTACGGCGACCACCTGGTGTTCGGCCGCTACCCGAACGCCGGGCTGCTGGACTTCGACACGACCCGGCCGTGGAGTATGGGCACCAACCCCGGCCCGGCCGCCGTCATCGCCGACGAGCAGGACCGCCCGCAGGCGTTCGCGCAGGTCGGCGACCTGATGGCGGTGGGCAGCGTGCCGAAGTCGGGCCGGCTCGGCGGCGCACTGACGCTGTGGAACCCGGCCACCGGAGCGGTCGTGACGCACCGGAACGTGGTGCCGGACCAGAGCGTGGTGTCGCTGGCCGAGCGCGACGGGCTGCTGTACGGCGGCACGTCGGTCAACGGCGGCTACGGCATCGACCCGGTGGCCACCGAGGCGGAGCTGTTCGTGGCCGACCCCGCCTCCGGCGACGTCCTGCACAGTGTCGTGCCGGTCGCCGGCGGCCGCGCGGTCAACGGCCTGACCTTCGACGACGACGGCACGCTGTGGGGCGTCTCGGACGGGACGCTGTTCACCTACGACCCGGACGCACGCGCCGTCACCCGCGCCGAGCAACTGTTCCCGCACAGCACCGGCATGTACGGCCAGGACCGCGACCTGCACTTCCGCGACGACGGCTACCTCTACGTCACCAGCTCCGGCAGCCTGTGGCGGGTCGACCCGGAGGCCTGGACGGTCACCGAGCTGGCGTCGTCCGGCGTGAGTTCGCTGGCCGTGGACGAGGCGGGCAACCTCTACTACGCCCGCGGCGCCGCGCTGTACCGGTGGAACTTCGCGCTGCGGCCGCAACCGGTCTGCGACGTGACGGTGACCGGCCCGCACGCCGGCCCCGTCACCGTCCGGTCCGGGACCACCTGCCTCGACGGCGCCGCGGTCAGCGGGCCGGTGCAGGTCAGCCCGGGTGCGGTGCTGGTGGCGGAGGACTCGACGGTGCGCGGCCCGGTCAGTGCGGTCGGCGCCGGCGGCGTCATCCTCGACGGCGTGACGGTGACCGGCCCGGTGTCGGTGGTCGGCAGCGTCGGCGGCGTGTGGATCGTCGACACGACCGTGATCGGGCCACTCGCCTGCTCGGGCAACGATCCCGCACCGGTGCTGGAGAACGTCGACGTCACCGGCCCGGTGGCCGGCCAGTGCAGGGAGGCATGA
- a CDS encoding ligand-binding sensor domain-containing protein → MRAFLSGSAVLVLALTTAAVAPAASSAEAEPVDAPAPGEITSLGTPLQDVLLIGGTLGAGPEGTPVLWSASSGAPAHLNAVDPATGEAVGRYDLTGAGGSWAVDAGADGSVYVGTYGAAGLYRWTAAGGVEALGNPIAGETFVWDVTVADDGQVYGGTSPTGKLFGYDPVTGEFRDYGRLSPTHAYARSVAVHGDTIFAGTENPAAVFAVDRATGASTALPVPDGLDVSTAWAYDVDVVGDYLYVRYGTASPSPLYVWDIAAGQWVDSIETAHGLEPSPPDDEGRVYLIVAGELVRYDPRDGSTVSTGMPFTGRVANTRGIGWAELGLPDYPGRSLVGLLWRGMMFRYNPTTGAQSFVPTTIEGEPIDITALSEGPDRRVYAGGFLNGGFAAVDHATGVREEFHTFSQSEAMTSHDGKLYIGAYPDARVYSYDPALPWHSPEYSPSPEPGAAENPARLFDFKADRQIRPRALASAGDHLAVGTMPDLGELGGVFALYDAAGGELVHAERDLIDDESIIALAFRDGVVYGATSIYGGQSATPPTQPEATVFAWSVAERRLLWELNPAQGKPTIGALTFDDTGRLWGLAGTSLFAIDVEAAEVVERLSFGSSGSSSGDLVLNPVDGLLYASPAGNRLVRVDPSTLVTEQLRTGTTTHLAAHSSGDVYLSSGNELLRFTPTCTTTLTGTHRGALTASSGTLCLDDATVLGSVTVTGGAGLRIDGGAVYGSVTADGASPVVISGATVRGAVAVNNGPAPAAVISGSTILGSLACAGNAEAPTDDGVPNRIRGARSGQCATL, encoded by the coding sequence ATGAGAGCCTTCCTGTCCGGTTCGGCCGTCCTCGTGCTGGCCCTCACCACTGCGGCGGTGGCGCCCGCGGCGTCGTCGGCCGAGGCCGAGCCCGTCGACGCGCCCGCGCCCGGCGAGATCACCTCGCTCGGCACGCCGCTGCAGGACGTGCTGCTGATCGGCGGCACCCTCGGCGCCGGCCCGGAGGGCACGCCGGTGCTGTGGAGCGCGTCGTCCGGCGCGCCCGCGCACCTCAACGCCGTCGACCCCGCGACCGGCGAGGCGGTGGGCCGGTACGACCTGACCGGCGCGGGCGGGTCGTGGGCGGTCGACGCCGGAGCGGACGGCTCGGTGTACGTCGGCACCTACGGCGCGGCCGGCCTGTACCGGTGGACCGCGGCGGGCGGCGTCGAGGCGCTCGGAAACCCCATCGCCGGCGAGACGTTCGTCTGGGACGTCACGGTCGCCGACGACGGCCAGGTGTACGGCGGCACGTCGCCGACCGGCAAGCTGTTCGGCTACGACCCCGTGACCGGGGAGTTCCGCGACTACGGCCGGCTCTCCCCCACGCACGCCTACGCGCGCAGCGTCGCCGTGCACGGCGACACGATCTTCGCCGGCACCGAGAACCCGGCCGCCGTCTTCGCCGTCGACCGCGCGACGGGCGCCAGCACCGCGCTGCCGGTGCCCGACGGCCTGGACGTCTCGACCGCGTGGGCCTACGACGTCGACGTCGTCGGCGACTACCTCTACGTCCGCTACGGGACCGCGTCGCCGAGCCCGCTCTACGTCTGGGACATCGCCGCCGGTCAGTGGGTCGACAGCATCGAGACCGCGCACGGGCTGGAGCCGTCGCCGCCGGACGACGAGGGCCGCGTCTACCTGATCGTGGCCGGCGAGCTGGTCCGCTACGACCCGCGCGACGGCAGCACGGTGAGCACCGGCATGCCGTTCACCGGCCGCGTCGCGAACACCCGCGGCATCGGCTGGGCCGAGCTGGGGCTGCCCGACTACCCCGGCCGCAGCCTCGTCGGGCTGCTCTGGCGCGGGATGATGTTCCGCTACAACCCGACCACCGGCGCGCAGTCGTTCGTCCCCACCACCATCGAGGGCGAGCCGATCGACATCACCGCGCTCAGCGAGGGCCCGGATCGGCGCGTCTACGCCGGCGGGTTCCTCAACGGCGGCTTCGCGGCGGTCGACCACGCCACAGGCGTCCGCGAGGAGTTCCACACGTTCTCGCAGAGCGAGGCGATGACGTCGCACGACGGCAAGCTGTACATCGGCGCCTACCCGGACGCCCGGGTGTACTCGTACGACCCCGCGCTGCCGTGGCACAGCCCGGAGTACTCGCCGTCGCCCGAGCCCGGCGCCGCCGAGAACCCGGCACGGCTGTTCGACTTCAAGGCCGACCGGCAGATCCGGCCGCGCGCGCTGGCCTCGGCCGGCGACCACCTGGCCGTTGGCACCATGCCCGATCTCGGCGAGCTGGGCGGGGTGTTCGCGCTGTACGACGCGGCCGGCGGCGAGCTGGTGCACGCCGAACGCGACCTGATCGACGACGAGAGCATCATCGCGCTCGCCTTCCGCGACGGCGTCGTCTACGGCGCCACCAGCATCTACGGCGGGCAGAGCGCCACGCCGCCGACGCAGCCCGAGGCGACCGTCTTCGCGTGGTCGGTGGCCGAGCGGCGGCTGCTGTGGGAGCTGAACCCGGCGCAGGGCAAGCCGACGATCGGGGCGCTGACGTTCGACGACACCGGGCGGCTATGGGGCCTGGCCGGGACCAGCCTGTTCGCCATCGACGTCGAGGCCGCCGAGGTGGTCGAGCGGCTGAGCTTCGGCTCGAGCGGCAGCAGCTCCGGCGACCTCGTCCTCAACCCCGTCGACGGCCTGCTCTACGCCTCGCCGGCCGGCAACCGGCTGGTCCGGGTCGACCCGTCGACGCTGGTCACCGAGCAGCTGCGGACCGGGACGACGACGCACCTGGCCGCACACAGCTCCGGCGACGTGTACCTCTCGTCGGGCAACGAGCTGCTCCGGTTCACGCCCACCTGCACGACGACGCTCACCGGCACACACCGCGGCGCGCTGACGGCGTCGTCCGGCACGCTCTGCCTCGACGACGCCACCGTGCTCGGGTCGGTGACCGTCACCGGCGGCGCCGGCCTGCGCATCGACGGCGGCGCGGTGTACGGCTCGGTGACAGCGGACGGTGCGTCACCGGTCGTGATCTCCGGCGCGACCGTGCGGGGCGCGGTGGCGGTGAACAACGGCCCGGCGCCGGCCGCGGTGATCTCCGGGTCGACGATTCTCGGGTCGCTGGCCTGCGCGGGCAACGCCGAGGCGCCCACCGACGACGGCGTCCCGAACCGGATCCGTGGTGCCCGCTCCGGGCAGTGTGCGACGCTTTAG
- a CDS encoding NAD-dependent epimerase/dehydratase family protein has product MHVLVIGGAGMVGSNVVPHLAQRHTVRVLDQRPLDVGGVESVTGDARSPDDVAAAVEGVDGVVHMAAAIPRAKGYDAAANRLAFEVNVASLHLALSAAASAGARSFVHISTMSVFGDYSTRLIDPAAAPDSVEPYGLTKRLGEQVVAALSPTLGLPACSLRLIFPTPDADWPLWRSPEGFAPREMRMRDGTSTQIPPLAAADLAAAIDRALAWTGPYRPFTVTADVAGVSVRPDDTQAALGWVPGRVLAH; this is encoded by the coding sequence ATGCACGTCCTGGTCATCGGCGGCGCCGGCATGGTCGGCAGCAACGTGGTCCCGCACCTGGCGCAGCGGCACACCGTCCGGGTGCTGGACCAGCGCCCGCTCGACGTGGGCGGCGTCGAGTCGGTGACCGGCGACGCCCGCTCCCCCGACGACGTCGCGGCCGCGGTCGAGGGGGTCGACGGCGTGGTGCACATGGCCGCCGCGATCCCCCGTGCCAAGGGCTACGACGCGGCCGCGAACCGGCTGGCGTTCGAGGTGAACGTGGCGTCGCTGCACCTCGCGCTGTCGGCGGCGGCGTCGGCCGGAGCACGGTCGTTCGTTCACATCAGCACCATGTCGGTGTTCGGCGACTACTCGACCCGGCTGATCGACCCCGCGGCCGCGCCTGACTCCGTCGAGCCGTACGGGCTGACCAAACGGCTCGGCGAGCAGGTGGTGGCGGCGCTGTCGCCGACGCTGGGGCTGCCGGCCTGCTCGCTGCGGCTGATCTTCCCGACGCCGGACGCCGACTGGCCGCTCTGGCGCTCGCCCGAGGGGTTCGCGCCGCGGGAGATGCGGATGCGCGACGGCACCAGCACTCAGATCCCGCCGCTGGCCGCCGCCGACCTCGCCGCGGCGATCGACCGGGCGCTCGCGTGGACCGGGCCGTACCGGCCGTTCACCGTGACCGCCGACGTGGCCGGCGTCTCCGTCCGTCCCGACGACACGCAAGCCGCCTTGGGGTGGGTGCCGGGCCGAGTGCTGGCACACTGA
- the thyX gene encoding FAD-dependent thymidylate synthase translates to MRTVEPEVHLIARPDFDYEEVAAYLKEVGGESWLERVDRGDLDDAQNLAEFAGRICYRSWEPGLNPNVSRIRTDQAEYLRNILASAHGSVLEHVNFSFVLHNVSRVATHELVRHRAGVAVSQESLRFVRLDDIPFWFPDWAREDPELMERATALLGQLEEFQHWMAGHFGLDEEGVKFGEKKHKTSFMRRFAPEGLGTGMVWTANVRTLRHVIENRTAPGAEEEIRLILGKVGALMVEEAPALFGDYTVEDGVWTPGWRKV, encoded by the coding sequence GTGCGCACCGTAGAGCCTGAAGTCCACCTCATCGCCCGGCCCGACTTCGACTACGAGGAGGTCGCGGCCTATCTCAAAGAGGTCGGCGGTGAGAGCTGGCTGGAGCGGGTCGACCGCGGCGACCTCGACGACGCGCAGAACCTCGCCGAGTTCGCCGGCCGCATCTGCTACCGGTCGTGGGAGCCCGGGCTGAACCCCAACGTCAGCCGCATCCGCACCGACCAGGCCGAGTACCTGCGCAACATCCTGGCCAGCGCGCACGGCTCCGTCCTCGAGCACGTCAACTTCTCCTTCGTGCTGCACAACGTCAGCCGGGTGGCCACCCACGAGCTGGTCCGCCACCGCGCCGGCGTCGCCGTGTCGCAGGAGTCGCTGCGCTTCGTCCGCCTCGACGACATCCCGTTCTGGTTCCCCGACTGGGCCCGCGAGGACCCCGAGCTGATGGAGCGCGCCACTGCGCTGCTCGGCCAGCTGGAGGAGTTCCAGCACTGGATGGCCGGCCACTTCGGGCTGGACGAGGAGGGCGTGAAGTTCGGCGAGAAGAAGCACAAGACGTCCTTCATGCGCCGCTTCGCCCCCGAGGGCCTGGGCACCGGCATGGTGTGGACGGCGAACGTCCGCACGCTGCGCCACGTCATCGAGAACCGCACCGCGCCGGGTGCCGAGGAGGAGATCCGGCTGATCCTCGGCAAGGTCGGCGCGCTGATGGTCGAGGAGGCGCCCGCCCTGTTCGGCGACTACACCGTCGAGGACGGCGTCTGGACCCCCGGCTGGCGCAAGGTCTGA
- a CDS encoding amidohydrolase family protein, protein MIVDVHGHWGPWFFHTDVADPAANLRVMDECGIDVQLVSSVEAVVYDPLTGNPALVPVLEAHPRLRGLLVVDPRELDLAAAQLESLLPTGLFVGAKIHTHYAGSPGGSPAMADALRLLAAHDLPVLAHTWGEELVGLADVVASVDGARVVAAHLGGPSWRLAPSAAERTDRLWFEPCWSTPAPGRIRWVLDRIGPERLMFGSDATLIHPAVTLGAVRAARLSAAEEELVMWRNAAEVFRL, encoded by the coding sequence GTGATCGTCGACGTGCACGGCCACTGGGGCCCGTGGTTCTTCCACACCGACGTCGCCGACCCGGCGGCGAACCTGCGCGTGATGGACGAGTGCGGCATCGACGTGCAGCTGGTGTCGTCGGTCGAGGCGGTGGTCTACGACCCGCTGACCGGCAACCCGGCGCTGGTGCCCGTCCTGGAGGCGCACCCGCGGCTGCGCGGCCTGCTGGTCGTCGACCCGCGCGAGCTGGACCTGGCGGCGGCGCAGCTGGAGTCGCTGCTGCCGACCGGTCTGTTCGTGGGCGCGAAGATCCACACCCACTATGCGGGCTCGCCCGGCGGCTCACCGGCGATGGCCGACGCTCTGCGGCTGCTGGCCGCGCACGACCTGCCCGTCCTGGCGCACACGTGGGGCGAGGAGCTCGTCGGCCTGGCCGACGTCGTCGCCTCGGTCGACGGCGCCCGCGTCGTCGCCGCTCACCTCGGCGGGCCGTCCTGGCGGCTGGCGCCGTCGGCGGCGGAGCGGACCGACCGGCTCTGGTTCGAGCCCTGCTGGTCGACGCCCGCGCCGGGCCGGATCCGCTGGGTGCTCGACCGCATCGGGCCGGAGCGGCTGATGTTCGGCAGCGACGCGACGCTCATCCACCCGGCGGTCACGCTGGGCGCCGTCCGGGCGGCGCGGCTCAGTGCCGCGGAGGAGGAGCTGGTGATGTGGCGCAACGCCGCCGAGGTATTCCGCCTCTGA